One Ferrimicrobium sp. DNA window includes the following coding sequences:
- the ade gene encoding adenine deaminase, producing MFEDYRRHSSALLAKARGDAPCDLLLQNARLFVGTTKEWIHTDIAIADGTVVGWGTREAIDTLDLDGAWVIPGFIDAHMHIESTKLWIPNFVAAVLPWGTTAVANDPHEMANVLGRQGVLAMIDAAQGLPFTFGFSASSCVPASQFESPGALFDLEDIRTILAQPNGIGLAEVMNFPGVIAGDPDLLAKIAAAGSRRVDGHAPGITGRALDAYLCAGVESDHEMLSYDEVVEKRRKGMWVFLRHGSASQNLAHLAKTVIESGTSRVALCSDDREPDLIVSRGHVNHCIEVAREAGITLEDALTMATVNAAEYHGFRHLGLVAPGYQADLNVYTSMETLVPEIVFQRGQVVARRGALTATLHHVEPSTALLGTVHLKEPLDANAFRTQVLPGQTIRVIRVVEHSLGTGSELVTFTNDDPTLNQLSVIERHRATGRRGHGYLLGFGLARGAIASTVAHDAHNLMVVGANTEQGRQDMATAANHVASIGGGQAVCLNGEILAEVPLPIAGLMADVPVAALGQQVASAQNIVRQTLGSSLEAPFMTLSFLGLSVIPSLKLTDRGLIDVERFAVTPLIVG from the coding sequence GTGTTCGAAGACTATCGCCGACATTCATCCGCACTGCTTGCAAAGGCCCGCGGTGATGCTCCATGTGATCTATTGCTCCAAAATGCTCGCCTCTTTGTGGGTACGACCAAAGAGTGGATCCACACCGATATTGCCATTGCGGATGGCACCGTCGTTGGGTGGGGCACCCGAGAGGCTATCGACACGCTCGACCTCGACGGTGCTTGGGTCATACCGGGCTTCATCGATGCCCACATGCACATCGAGTCGACCAAGCTTTGGATCCCAAACTTTGTGGCGGCCGTTCTTCCCTGGGGGACCACTGCTGTAGCAAACGATCCACATGAGATGGCAAACGTACTCGGACGGCAAGGTGTGCTGGCGATGATCGACGCCGCGCAGGGACTCCCCTTTACCTTCGGTTTCTCCGCCTCCTCCTGCGTGCCTGCCTCCCAGTTTGAGAGCCCTGGTGCCCTCTTTGACCTTGAGGATATTCGCACCATCTTGGCCCAACCCAACGGGATTGGGCTGGCTGAAGTAATGAACTTTCCTGGTGTCATCGCGGGCGATCCCGATCTCCTCGCCAAGATAGCGGCGGCTGGCTCGCGCAGGGTCGATGGCCACGCCCCGGGGATCACCGGACGAGCCCTTGACGCCTACCTTTGTGCAGGAGTCGAATCTGATCACGAGATGCTGTCCTACGACGAGGTGGTCGAGAAGCGCCGTAAGGGAATGTGGGTATTCCTGCGACACGGTTCCGCGAGCCAGAACCTCGCCCACCTTGCCAAGACGGTAATCGAATCAGGCACCTCACGAGTCGCCCTGTGCAGCGATGACAGAGAACCTGATCTCATCGTCTCCCGTGGGCACGTCAATCACTGCATAGAGGTCGCCCGCGAGGCTGGTATCACCCTTGAAGACGCACTCACCATGGCCACGGTCAACGCCGCCGAGTACCATGGTTTTCGCCATCTTGGTCTCGTCGCACCTGGGTATCAGGCAGATCTCAACGTCTACACCTCCATGGAGACGCTCGTCCCCGAAATCGTCTTCCAACGCGGACAGGTCGTTGCACGCCGGGGTGCGCTAACCGCAACGCTGCATCACGTCGAGCCATCAACGGCGCTGCTCGGCACTGTGCACCTAAAGGAGCCGTTGGACGCAAATGCCTTTCGAACGCAAGTGCTCCCAGGCCAGACCATTCGCGTGATTCGTGTCGTCGAGCACTCCTTGGGAACGGGATCAGAGCTCGTCACCTTTACGAACGACGACCCAACCCTCAACCAGTTGAGCGTCATCGAGCGACATCGAGCAACCGGTCGACGGGGTCATGGCTACCTCCTAGGTTTTGGCCTTGCCCGTGGGGCGATAGCCTCGACGGTCGCCCATGATGCCCACAATCTGATGGTGGTCGGGGCAAACACCGAACAGGGGCGCCAGGACATGGCAACCGCGGCGAATCATGTCGCCTCAATCGGCGGGGGTCAAGCCGTCTGTCTTAACGGTGAGATCCTTGCTGAGGTTCCATTACCAATCGCCGGACTCATGGCCGATGTCCCCGTCGCAGCGTTGGGACAACAGGTTGCCTCCGCCCAGAACATCGTCCGCCAAACGCTCGGCTCCTCGCTCGAGGCACCGTTCATGACACTCTCCTTCCTCGGATTGTCGGTCATCCCCTCTCTGAAGCTGACCGATCGCGGCCTGATCGATGTCGAACGCTTCGCGGTGACCCCACTCATCGTTGGATAG
- a CDS encoding thiolase family protein gives MRDAVIVDVVRTPGGKRNGSLAGWHAVDLAAFAIEGLLDRHSIDPTTIDDVIFGCVSQVGEQSANIARNAALAAHLPESVPGTTIDRQCGSSQQAAAFAAQAIIAGAADVIIAGGVESMSRVPMGSSMGQGPGAPFGPALAARYADRGGLVHQGLSAEMIADQWSLSREELDRFALQSQERASKATTEGRFKNELLPIEVRDSEGRPTGDLLDVDEGIRPNTSLDALGGLRPAFKEDGKITAGNSSQITDGASAALIMSSERAEQLGLTPRARFVSFAVIGSDPVLMLTAPIPATQRALAKAHLTLDQIDLVEINEAFASVVLAWAAELHPDLDRVNVNGGAIALGHPLGASGTRLLATLVNELERSGGRYGLQTMCEGGGMANAYVIERLG, from the coding sequence ATGCGTGATGCAGTCATCGTTGATGTCGTCCGTACACCGGGAGGAAAGCGCAATGGGAGTCTCGCCGGTTGGCACGCCGTCGATCTGGCCGCTTTTGCGATCGAAGGTCTCTTGGACCGACACTCCATCGATCCAACCACAATTGATGACGTCATCTTTGGTTGCGTGAGCCAAGTGGGTGAGCAGTCGGCGAATATCGCCCGCAACGCTGCACTCGCAGCACACCTGCCCGAGTCGGTGCCGGGAACGACCATCGATCGACAGTGTGGCTCCTCACAGCAGGCGGCGGCGTTTGCCGCTCAAGCGATCATAGCAGGCGCAGCGGATGTCATCATCGCGGGCGGAGTCGAGTCGATGAGCCGCGTGCCCATGGGCTCCTCGATGGGACAGGGACCCGGTGCTCCTTTTGGCCCAGCGCTCGCAGCTCGGTACGCTGATCGCGGTGGTCTCGTCCATCAGGGCCTCTCCGCCGAGATGATCGCCGATCAGTGGAGTTTGAGCCGCGAAGAACTCGATCGCTTCGCCTTGCAGAGCCAGGAACGTGCCTCCAAAGCAACGACAGAGGGTCGCTTCAAGAATGAGCTTTTGCCCATCGAAGTACGCGACAGCGAGGGGCGTCCAACCGGCGACCTACTCGATGTCGATGAGGGGATCCGGCCCAACACCTCCCTTGACGCCCTTGGCGGCCTGCGTCCAGCCTTCAAGGAAGACGGCAAGATAACCGCCGGCAACTCCTCGCAGATCACCGACGGCGCCTCCGCAGCCCTCATCATGAGTAGCGAGCGGGCCGAACAACTCGGACTCACACCCCGTGCCCGTTTTGTCTCCTTCGCCGTGATCGGCTCCGACCCAGTCCTAATGCTGACCGCACCGATCCCGGCGACACAACGCGCACTGGCGAAGGCTCACCTCACCCTCGACCAGATCGATCTGGTCGAGATCAACGAAGCCTTTGCGTCCGTCGTCCTCGCGTGGGCGGCAGAGCTGCACCCCGACCTCGATCGAGTCAATGTCAACGGTGGCGCAATCGCTCTCGGACATCCGTTGGGTGCATCAGGAACTCGGCTGCTGGCAACGCTGGTGAATGAGCTCGAACGAAGTGGCGGTCGCTATGGTTTGCAGACCATGTGCGAGGGTGGCGGCATGGCCAATGCCTATGTCATCGAACGGTTGGGATAA
- a CDS encoding aminodeoxychorismate/anthranilate synthase component II, whose protein sequence is MLNDVLIIDNYDSFVYNLAQYVGALGANPTVVREDVIAEEPHLIGDPDAIIISPGPGRPSSSRGGIAVLNQQTKTPVLGVCLGHQLIGEFFGASVVRAQRVMHGRTSVITHDGQGVFLGLPTALTVTRYHSLVVDPATIPASLEVTSTTTDGVVMGLRHRERPIEGVQFHPESILSDEGLQMIANFLDR, encoded by the coding sequence GTGCTCAACGACGTCCTCATCATCGACAACTATGACTCCTTTGTCTACAATCTCGCCCAGTACGTGGGAGCACTCGGTGCGAACCCCACTGTCGTCCGCGAGGACGTCATCGCCGAAGAACCCCATCTGATTGGAGATCCCGATGCGATCATCATCTCGCCAGGACCAGGAAGACCGTCCTCTTCGAGGGGTGGTATCGCGGTACTCAACCAGCAGACGAAGACCCCAGTTCTCGGAGTTTGCCTCGGCCATCAGTTGATTGGAGAGTTCTTCGGGGCAAGTGTGGTGCGCGCCCAGAGGGTGATGCACGGACGTACCTCGGTCATCACGCATGACGGCCAGGGAGTGTTTCTTGGGCTCCCAACCGCGCTGACGGTGACGCGCTATCACTCACTCGTGGTGGATCCAGCGACGATTCCGGCCAGTCTTGAGGTCACCAGCACCACGACAGACGGCGTCGTTATGGGACTTCGACACCGGGAACGGCCTATCGAGGGCGTGCAATTCCATCCGGAATCGATTCTCTCTGACGAAGGACTCCAGATGATCGCGAACTTCCTGGATCGATGA